A genomic stretch from Numida meleagris isolate 19003 breed g44 Domestic line chromosome 2, NumMel1.0, whole genome shotgun sequence includes:
- the LOC110393518 gene encoding maestro heat-like repeat-containing protein family member 2A → MERLRALRGLFACVGCMPRRTRRGSRGRVASSVPACPVTLLLQRLQDREGDRAQAYCQLESALWEEGSRPPCGVANRLLAEVSRDLTAAQGVTDNLRMAASNVLVALARSHFSLVMAELQGHLKAMGEMSKEFVLITLSKLFSIYAPQCIAFMWLILAGLRSVAGQVRSGRALRVACAVVKQWSEGVRFHLYSGKQCPWPTMEKERIYENLYQLLCSVVRNWQGCEEEQDKQAVLGAVAAMLDVLLQEELHRERIWEQLLRLVHHYQEVRDSSRVTKSLSIFLEAMEGVQSVVPRDTFLAITSAVFYQLSGDTKQHSEAESTRMTHCILLQARICPEETILFLQSQLGDEREARRVAALGLLGALARSDEPVMAEKLPQVVEAVQCLCGDLRTQVRRAVLHFLRGLLSADARSCSAWDVVGHIFSEFSRSAGRRAAGDLSKAFLYKALGTALGACKEVLHVQEKLLQHLEEANAEEPSEAQGMVSLLSHAAESNFQPVLDVLTMFASRLCKGRRAKMSARKKMEQDSTRAQATRSALMLAHGSLALRASKDQLLARLEGDIVGNILLLYSCSCRVRAGGVPGCQSAQPQPLHLGGCWKESAGKGGRGMAGRERKDVHSDADALPQVLRRSVASDNAWERKRALQACSQLLAACEELRTEDACKHFGSLVGLLAPLTCDPMPASRQLAVTCLSSLLRIQAKVTNALIKTGDIGSLREGLNAGSTISQLQTSSKIARVCCSSFPLERSVDFMTAIRETFREAKGMRARAAGKWMITFLQMHGKDIHWEVPSILHILRSCMRSMQQTMLLPILCQAKNQPCRAPLSPRQMTRSVPARLPLISLCLLQPRPPFSEQQVEASCLSSSTLPPHLCLTLTLSCTPLILILPLVLHLALPLLCTCLQAALAAGDGHC, encoded by the exons ATGGAGCGGCTGAGAGCCCTTCGAG gTCTCTTTGCTTGTGTGGGCTGCATGCCCAGGCGTACGCGTCGCGGGAGCAGAGGCAGGGTGGCAAGCTCTGTCCCTGCCTGTCCTGtgactttgctgctgcagcGCCTGCAAGACAGGGAG GGTGACCGAGCGCAGGCGTACTGCCAGCTGGAGAGCGCCCTGTGGGAAGAGGGCAGCCGCCCGCCGTGCGGGGTGGCGAACcggctgctggcagaggtgtCTCGGGACCTGACGGCGGCCCAG GGCGTGACAGACAACCTGAGGATGGCTGCCAGCAATGTCCTGGTGGCTCTGGCACGGTCGCACTTCAGCTTGGTGATGGCCGAGCTCCAGGGCCACCTGAAGGCCATGGGGGAGATGTCCAAGGAGTTTGTGCTCATCACCCTCAGCAAGCTGTTCAGCATCTACG CTCCGCAGTGCATCGCCTTCATGTGGCTGATACTGGCCGGCCTGCGCAGCGTGGCCGGCCAGGTGAGGAGCGGCCGCGCCCTGCGCGTCGCTTGTGCTG ttgtgaaaCAATGGTCAGAAGGAGTCCGGTTTCACCTGTACTCGGGAAAGCAATGCCCCTGGCCCACCATGGAGAAAGAGCGAATCTATGAGAATCTTtaccagctcctctgctccgtGGTGAGGAACTGGCAGGGCTGCGAGGAGGAACAg GACAAACAGGCCGTCCttggggctgtggctgccatGCTGGATGTCCTCCTGCAAGAGGAGCTGCACCGAGAGCGCATCTGGGAGCAGCTCCTCCGGCTCGTGCACCACTATCAGGAGGTCCGAGACAGTTCCAGGGTGACCAAG AGCCTCAGTATCTTCCTGGAGGCCATGGAGGGAGTTCAGTCTGTCGTCCCCAGGGACACGTTTCTGGCCATCACCAGTGCCGTGTTCTACCAG CTCTCCGGTGACACAAAACAGCACAGCGAGGCTGAGAGCACACGGATGACCCactgcatcctgctgcagg CCCGCATCTGCCCGGAGGAAACCATCCTGTTTCTGCAGTCGCAGCTGGGCGATGAGAGGGAGGCCAGACGCGTGGCAGCCCTGGGTCTGCTCGGTGCTCTGGCTCGCTCGGATG AGCCTGTGATGGCAGAGAAGCTGCCCCAGGTTGTGGAGGCCGTGCAGTGTCTGTGCGGGGACCTCAGGACGCAG GTGAGGAGGGCCGTTCTGCACTTCCTCAGGGGTCTGCTCAGCGCTGACGCCCgcagctgctcagcctgggaTGTGGTGGGCCACATCTTCAGTGAGTTCAGCCGCAGCGCGGGAAGAAGG GCGGCCGGAGACCTTTCT AAG GCTTTCCTGTACAAGGCTCTTGGGACAGCACTCGGAGCTTGTAAGGAAGTCCTCCATGTGCAAGAGAAGCTGCTGCAACACCTGGAGGAAGCAAACGCGGAGGAGCCATCTGAGGCCCAG GGGATGGTCTCTCTTCTCAGCCACGCTGCTGAGAGCAACTTCCAGCCAGTCCTGGATGTGCTCACCATGTTTGCGTCCAGGCTGTGCAAAGGCCGGCGTGCAAAGATGTCCGCACGCAAGAAG ATGGAACAGGACAGCACAAGAGCCCAAGCCACACGCAGCGCTCTTATGCTCGCCCACGGCAGCTTGGCGCTGCGTGCCTCCAAAGATCAACTGCTCGCCCGCCTGGAGGGAGACATCGTGGGCAACATCCTGCTGCTCTACAGCTGCAGCTGCCGGGTGAGAGCTGGGGGCGTGCCAGGGTGCCAGAGCGCCCAGCCGCAGCCCCTCCACCTGGGGGGATGCT GGAAAGAAAGTGCcgggaagggagggagagggatggcaggaagggaaagaaaagatgtcCACAGTGACGCAGATGCTCTGCCCCAGGTCCTGCGGAGGTCAGTCGCCTCAGACAATGCATGGGAGCGCAAGAGGGCCTTGCAGGcgtgctcccagctgctggctgcttgtGAAGAGCTTCGA ACAGAAGATGCCTGCAAGCACTTTGGCTCCTTGGTGGGATTGCTGGCGCCTCTGACCTGTGACCCCATGCCCGCGTCCCGCCAGTTGGCCGTCACCTGCCTGAGCTCCCTTCTCCGAATCCAAG CCAAGGTGACCAACGCGCTCATCAAGACGGGAGACATCGGGAGCCTGCGTGAGGGGCTGAATGCCGGCAGCACCATCTCTCAGCTCCAGACCTCGTCCAAAATCGCGAGG gtCTGTTGCAGCAGCTTCCCCCTGGAGCGCAGCGTGGACTTCATGACCGCCATCAGGGAGACCTTCCGGGAGGCCAAAGGGATGCGTGCGCGTGCTGCTGGGAAGTGGATGATCACCTTTCTGCAGATGCACGGGAAGGACATCCACTGGGAG gTGCCATCGATCCTCCACATCCTGCGCAGCTGCATGCGCTCCATGCAGCAGACCATGCTCCTGCCCATCCTGTGCCAG GCAAAGaatcagccctgcagagctcctctttCTCCACGTCAGATGACGCGTTCTGTTCCTGCCCGCCtccctctcatttctctgtgcCTTCTTCAGCCTCGGCCTCctttctctgagcagcaggtTGAGGCCAGCTGCCTCTCTAGCAGCACCCTTCCACCTCATCTCTGCCTGACGCTCACCCTCTCTTGCACCCCTCTCATTCTCATCCTTCCTCTTGTGCTTCACTTGGCCCTGCCCCTGCTGTGTACGTGCCTGCAGGCCGCGCTGGCGGCAGGGGACGGCCACTGCTGA